The sequence below is a genomic window from Dehalogenimonas sp. THU2.
TCGAGGAAAACGTCCTGAGCGGCGGTTTGGGCAGTCGGGTGGCCCTTTTGCTCGAACGTGCCGGTTTGTCCGATGTACGCCTGAAGTGTCTTGCCATTCCGGATGAATTTGTCACGCACGGAACCCAGTCCCAATTACGATCTAGTTACCGCCTCGATGCCGATGGTATCTACTTGGAAACGCTGGCCTTCGCCGAACTCAACGATAAATCGCTTTCCCGGAGTCTTCACCCGGTCCCGATTAATTAATTAGACCGGAGCGATAACGGTACCAGGCCCAATCACCATCTAATACTCAGAACAGGAGCTGGTATATGGACGAAATGACAGTGCGCGATGTCGATGTCAGGGACAAAAAGGTTCTCGTACGTGTTGATTTCAATGTACCCTTGAACGACAAAGGCGAGATCACCGACGACGGCCGGATCCGCGCTGCCATGCCAACCATTGAGCACCTGGTGGAAAACGGTGCTAAGGTTATCCTGATGTCCCATATGGGACGCCCGGATGGCAAAGCCGCACCATCCCTCAGTCTCAAGGTGGCCGCTGACAGATTGTCCGAATTGATGCGGCAGAAGGTTGAATTTATCGACGCGTGTGTTGGTGAACGGGTCGAAATTGCTGCCGGTAAACTGAAAAGCGGGGACGTTCTCCTTCTGGAGAATCTGCGTTTCCATCCGGAAGAAGAAGCCAACGACCCGGAATTTGCCCGTCAGTTGGCGCAACTGGGGGAATTATACGTCGACGACGCTTTCGGAACGGCGCATCGGGCGCACGCATCGATCGTTGGGGTGACCAAATACCTCCCGGCCGTGGCCGGCTTGCTCCTGGAGAAAGAACTGATCGCTCTAGGCCAGATATTGGAGAACCCGGCGCGGCCATTTTGCGTGCTGTTCGGTGGCGCCAAGATTACCGATAAGGTGAAGCTTTTGGAAAATGTCATGGACAAGGTGGACACCATCCTGGTTGGCGGCGGTATGGCGGCGACGTTTTTGAAAGCCGACAACTACGAGGTGGGCAAATCCATCGTCGATGAAAAACTGGAACTGGCGGCCAAGCTTATGGCCAAAGCTAAGAAATTCGGCATTAAACTGCTGTTGCCGCGTGACGTGATCGTAACCGGCGATCTGACCCCCGAGGCCAGGGGTGTCTGCGTACCGATAGAAAAGATACCGCCATTGGGACGCATCGTGGACATCGGATTGCTCGCCATCAGCCTTTTCACCAAGGAATTGGAACGCTGCCGCACCGTCTTTTGGAACGGTCCCATGGGCATTTACGAGATGCCGCAGTTTTCAGAAGGCACCAAGGCCATGGCCGAAGTTATCGGCCGCTTGCACGCCTCGACG
It includes:
- a CDS encoding phosphoglycerate kinase; translation: MDEMTVRDVDVRDKKVLVRVDFNVPLNDKGEITDDGRIRAAMPTIEHLVENGAKVILMSHMGRPDGKAAPSLSLKVAADRLSELMRQKVEFIDACVGERVEIAAGKLKSGDVLLLENLRFHPEEEANDPEFARQLAQLGELYVDDAFGTAHRAHASIVGVTKYLPAVAGLLLEKELIALGQILENPARPFCVLFGGAKITDKVKLLENVMDKVDTILVGGGMAATFLKADNYEVGKSIVDEKLELAAKLMAKAKKFGIKLLLPRDVIVTGDLTPEARGVCVPIEKIPPLGRIVDIGLLAISLFTKELERCRTVFWNGPMGIYEMPQFSEGTKAMAEVIGRLHASTIIGGGSTAEIVAELKMAEKMSFVSTGGGSSMLFLSGEKLPGVEALLKKAAIGKRNLG